The DNA window TCGCTACCCGCAGGACCTGGCGCTGTTTGCCGAAATGGGATTTAAATGTTTCCGCACCTCGATTGCCTGGACGCGTATTTTCCCGCAGGGCGATGAACAGGAGCCGAACGAGGCTGGCCTGCAGTTTTATGACGATCTGTTCGACGAATGTCTGAAACACGGTATTGAACCGGTCATTACGCTGTCGCATTTTGAAATGCCCTATCACCTGGTCACCGAGTACGGCGGCTGGCGTAACCGCAAGCTGATCGACTTTTTCGTGCGCTTCGCCAGGGTCGTCTTCACCCGCTACCAGCATAAAGTGAAGTACTGGATGACCTTCAATGAGATCAACAACCAGGCCAACTACCATGAGGACTTTGCCCCCTTCACCAACTCCGGTCTGAAGTATGTGCCGGGTGAAGATCGGGAACCGGTGATGTACCAGGCCGCACATTATGAGCTGGTGGCCAGCGCCCTGGCGGTGAAAGCGGCGCGCGAGATCAACCCTGCTCTGCAGATAGGCTGCATGATCGCCATGTGTCCCATCTATCCGCTGACCTGCGCGCCGGACGATATGATGATGGCGATGAACGCCATGCACCGCCGGTACTGGTTCACCGACGTCCACGTGCGCGGCCGCTATCCGCAGCATCTGCTCAACTATTTTGCCCGCCGCGGCTTTAGCCTGGACATGACCGAAGCCGATCGTCAGGCGTTAACCGAAGGCTGTGTCGACTACATCGGCTTTAGCTACTATATGTCCTTCGCCACCAAAGCCACCGAAGATAACCCATTGCTCGATTATGATGAAACCACCAGCCTGGTCTCCAACCCGTACGTGAAAAAGTCGGACTGGGGCTGGCAGATAGATCCGGTTGGCCTGCGCTATTCGCTGAACTGGTTCTGGGATCACTATCAGCTACCGCTGTTTATTGTCGAAAACGGTTTTGGCGCGATCGATGTTCGTGAAGCGGACGGCAGCGTGGATGACCAGTACCGTATCGATTATCTCTCCGCCCATATCGCGGAGATGAAAAAGGCGGTGGTCGAAGATGGTGTTGACCTGATGGGCTATACCCCGTGGGGCTGTATCGATCTGGTTTCCGCCGGCACGGGGGAGATGAAAAAACGCTACGGCTTTATCTACGTGGATAAAGATAATGAAGGCAACGGCACGCTGGACCGCAGTAAGAAGAAGTCGTTCGACTGGTATAAGAAGGTGATTGCCAGCAACGGGGAGCAGCTATAATTTCCCGATGGCGCTGCGCTTATCGAGCCTGCGTGGTTTCCAGTCCGGGTAAGCGTTAGCGCCGCCCGGCAGAACCCCGCGCTAAAACCGGAGCCTCGTCTCCGGTTTTTTTGTCTCTAAATCACTTTGCTTGATATACGTCAAGCAAGATGGGTATGGCCTAATCCGAAAAAAGCGGTATAATCCCGCGATTTTTTTTGTGGCTGCCCCTCAGAGGAGAAAGAGAATGAAGATTGTGGAAGTCAAACACCCACTCGTCAAACACAAGCTGGGCCTGATGCGCGAGCACGACATCAGCACCAAACGCTTCCGTGAACTCGCCTC is part of the Klebsiella quasipneumoniae subsp. quasipneumoniae genome and encodes:
- a CDS encoding 6-phospho-beta-glucosidase, with translation MSGFKEGFLWGGAVAAHQLEGGWQEGGKGVSVADVMTAGAHGVPREITDGVVAGKNYPNHEAIDFYHRYPQDLALFAEMGFKCFRTSIAWTRIFPQGDEQEPNEAGLQFYDDLFDECLKHGIEPVITLSHFEMPYHLVTEYGGWRNRKLIDFFVRFARVVFTRYQHKVKYWMTFNEINNQANYHEDFAPFTNSGLKYVPGEDREPVMYQAAHYELVASALAVKAAREINPALQIGCMIAMCPIYPLTCAPDDMMMAMNAMHRRYWFTDVHVRGRYPQHLLNYFARRGFSLDMTEADRQALTEGCVDYIGFSYYMSFATKATEDNPLLDYDETTSLVSNPYVKKSDWGWQIDPVGLRYSLNWFWDHYQLPLFIVENGFGAIDVREADGSVDDQYRIDYLSAHIAEMKKAVVEDGVDLMGYTPWGCIDLVSAGTGEMKKRYGFIYVDKDNEGNGTLDRSKKKSFDWYKKVIASNGEQL